Below is a genomic region from Eupeodes corollae chromosome 1, idEupCoro1.1, whole genome shotgun sequence.
ctaatgAGTGGCTCTAAAGAGCATTTGTCTTTCTAAAATAATGCTTTTTTAAAGCATATGAATTCGATATTAAGTAAGGCTCGTTGAAGgttgtgttttaaattatattagagCATATTAATAGAGCAACAAGCATTATAAGGCTATAGAGCTTGAAGTTGTTATGAAACTTACATATAGAGcatattttgaataagaaaatGTCAGAAGCTGCAACTGCATACAAAATAGAGCAGTAGGAGTAGAGTTCACTCCTTGGAAGCTTAAATCGAACTACTATAACATCTGAGGCTCCGAAAATGTTACTTGGGttctcattgtttttatttctttatatttatttttttactcacACTTATCCAatcgtttttatatttctacTTCAAAGCGAAAAGCTTTAAAACtattgtattgttatttttaatagagCTATAAGTGCTCTTAATCAAaatgtaaatgtcattttgttgCTATTGTCGAACATAATGAGTACTGTGGCATCATATTTAGAATCATAATCGAGCTGAAAAAGAATCTTTAAATTAGCTCGAAAGtgacaaaaaaacttttattaatgctACTGGCAACTACAACCTCTATACAAGAAATGAAATGGAGCCCATTTTAGCTCTCAAAGTCGAAAATTAGCTCTTAATAAGTTTTTGTACAGTTTTATTGATGCTAAAGAGCTAAATGTAGTTAATAAAGCTAAATGATTAAGCTTTATAAGTGCTACTAGAGCTAAAAACGAACTAGAATTGTTACTTGGGAAGTGAAAGTTGTTTTCATGTCCAAAGTAGAAAAATGCTCCAAGGTCAACCCTACACATCTACGACCTATAGGTCCATCATCATTCCATCTAAAAaccttagaaagattgattgatatctatTTAAGGGTAAGTATTGATAGAAGACATGTCTATTGTAAAGGCAAATCGGTGGATACAGCGTTACGCACCTTAGTACGCCATAACGAATATTTCCTCCATCATAGGGAGTTCTCTacggttgctttccttgacatcgaaagtgcttttaacaacgtgggAAAATCTGCAATAACATCTCTGaacgtagagagttcgcttgaGGATTTAATAAACTGAATGGTGACTATACCAGCATATAATTACCTCAAAACTGGGCAGGTCTTCTGTTAGAAATTTCGTTAGAAGAGGGACACCTATTTTCTAATGGTAAATGGaatcctaactggtctggatgcggagggtttcagagtgattacCTATGCGGATGACGTTGTTATAGTGGTCTGAGGAAAGCAACTGAGCACCCTTACAAAATACATTAGACAAACAAATGCTTTGTGCTGATCGGGGTGTGAACTGGGTGTCAACATACACAAAACTGATTAAGTTGTatacttagcaaacaaaaagCATCATGTTGCGCTATTTGCCTCAAACCTTTATCGCAgtgggttaacaacaacattggccactccttaaattcttaatatttaaaatcctCCAACAGAAACACGACAAAAACTTGCAGATTTTTATACCTTCCAGATccttctgggaggatagggcattcctagAGGACGATTTAAttcacttttacacagatggatcaaaaccaaaagaaggggttggagGAGGTagtctgaacgactgaaattaagtctctcattcctcTTTCGCAATCATTGTAGTGTGTTctaggtggaacttttggcgatagaAGAAGTCTGGCTTAAATAAATCTTTCCGTACTTTCGCGGATAGTCAGGTCGCTACCAAATATCTGGCACCTGTATCTACAAGCTCTTTAACAGTCCATAGCTGTCGAACATCTCTAATAGATTGACCTTTGGAGGATGCTGGACCAAAGAGACATTCCAAGAAATTGTAAGGCTAAtgcataccaatcgctatttttaactattcctaatgcaagacgctatggaGAAGGCAAACATTACCACGTATCTTCTCACGAAAAACGCCTGGCCTACAATAGTTTTAAAGCGCTTAAGGTGCTTGCTGTctataagcagatcgcatatgaGCTGttataaccgggcactgtccaATAGGAAAGCACGTCACGCTGCTAGGTGCATTCTCAaaagacttttgcagaagctatgTTGATGAGGAAGAGAAGGAAACAGTTTTTACCTCCTCTCTACCTGCCTTGCCTTAACTCAAAAACGccagaattacctaggagaactTTTCCATTACTACATCACTCCATCACGGAAGCCATTTTAAACTAATCTAACCTAATAGCTACCAtatcataaagtttttaatcTCTTCCGTAAACTTCTCATGTCCACAGAGTCACTCTATGAATTTCATATTAAGTCAATTTAGGTGTAGTTCTATTGTCTCTAAGAActttaagaataagaaaaacttaaatcatttattagttttgaattatttactaaaatgttagtttgtaaacttaaaactaacaaaaataagtaacaaacattttttaaatatttatcaaacaaaagaatactttttttttaagttaacatcaacaaaatacattaatgtataaatacaaaataataatttacaatgATAATAATTgccaatgaaaataataataataattaaaaataaaacaaaaagaaactataaCAGAACATAAATAGAAATTAGtgaattatattaataataattaagaaattgatttcgcttacaattaaattaagattgtataacaagattttaaattcttgaagaaacgtttttcatttttctttcatactctgatttataaactattttttgaaaagaaggatTGCACCTGCtttcgaaaaacaaaaccaaaaatttattttgaaatcttaataaaataaatacttaacaaTGAACAATTTAAGCAAATTTAATCTTAACACTATTCAATCATGTTAAATTGTAAACATGAGAATATAAGACCAAATatctgaaaatacaaaatttgttgtgttataaatatgaaaattataaaatttatattttttaccatAATAACCGCAACGCCTATTGCCGAACCACCAATCAGTGCTGCATGATCTCGTACGTATACAGTTGTAATATTAAGACATCCCTGACTATAAAGATTGCTGATCATTGGAAAAAGTGCACATTGTTTGCGTTGTCCTCCAAATATCTCCTGGCAACATGATTCGGGAATTTGTCCGTAACGATTCCAATCGTGCCACGAGTCAACACCACAACATCTGAGACGCGTTTGTGTTTCATCCCAGGCTTGAGTGATGGCACGACGACTGCCATATTGACCAAGAGATGCTCtcatttcctgttttaaatttgtaatcaaataaattattagtttAAAATTCCACATACAACTATTTGAGTTTAATAGAAAGAGTTTACAGTTATTATTGATATGCAAAATAGATGTCTGATGGCAAAAAGGTGTGAAAAGTTCTACAATAGACGGCGGATATACGGCAAATATATATAATACATTaagaattatgaaaaattacagatgatttcaaaaatggtttaataatgtaaatatttctaacacatttctcaaattaaggttcttttaaacagacttttaaagtatttaagtattttaaaagttcaGTACTTTCCAGTAGAAGTGATGTTACTTGTACATCAGTACTCTACGCTGAAAAATGGTCAATTAGAAGTATTTTACGagtacatttaatttaaagcaaTAAGAAGTATCACGTAATTACTTGAGTGACACTTTCAAGTACTTTAAATGACAATTAATAGAGGAAAACTCAAGAAGTCTTTCGAAGTTCTGCAAAAGTTCTTTCTTACATTATTACCCAATATGTGCTACTTGTGATGAATTACTTGAAAATTCAGTTACTTAGAACTTGCAAATTACTATACTCGTAGAATAAGAGTGATATATCAGTTGGTGTTTTAGGAGCTTAAAAAGCTTGAGAAAAGTTATTATAATCTGGAAGATAATTTGAttaccttaattttttgaatacgaTTGTTGCCATATTGAGGCCGCGGTAACGAGTTACTTGATTCATTCGATAAGTCTaattttttactactttttccTATAAATCTGGGCATATGGTGTCAATAGTCAATATTGGCTTCCTTTGCTTCAAGTTTTCTTAAGTTTGTCAACATAAAACAATGACTTaacatggtttcttaaaaaGTAATCGAAAGTAATCAACAAAAGCGaacataaatgtttaccaaatgtgcgcactatttttgtagaatttattttttttatgaaaaagcggactgttgtatttttataaaaaaaaatactcaatatcgaaaacagtattttctgtgaaataaaaacaatttgaaggcattatttttaatttttgaaaagctatttgagtcgaaagtaaatttttaaaaagttttagtattgttttttaggtttttattattttgtaaaaaactgtcagttcgatttttttcaaaattttagggaatgttgaaaacaatatttattataagtaaaaattaaatagaagcttttatctcaaatttttgaaaagacatttgagtcaaatattattttttacttgttaatttttttcggtttttatttttttgtaaaaaaaactgtcattcgattttttttaaaattttactgaatgttgaaaacaatattttttgaaagataaaagtaaactaaagccaatattttaaagttttgaaaagacatttgggtcggaaatcaatttttaccaacttttattaattttttttttgtttttattttttgcaaaaaaaactgtcgattcgattttgctcaacatttttcagaatgttgaaaacaatatttcttataagatgaaattagtttgaagcctaaatttcaagtgttttgtaaaaatatttgaatcgatattcaatttttaccaactttgagtaatgcctttttagatttttatattttataaaaaaaaactatcaattcgatttgtctcaaaattttaccagatattaaaaactttatttttcgttgcacataattattttggagataaaatcattttgtattcgtaaaattttcgaggtgagacattttttttttagtttttttgattatctTTTTGGTATCACGGTACAATATATTATACtaagtttaatttaagtctctagcgtttttggttcgtaagatatttagggttcaccaaaatgttaacttttttttaacttctatcGTAAGAAAAACCACCCtttatgcatttttctgccttattatttgtataacaaaatttatttgaagtcgatatctcttctggttcttgagctatggacaacgaaaaaacgtcgcgaacgtacgtacacacgtacgcacaaacatctttctaaaaatcttttatttcaactctagggacattgaaacgtccagaaatgtccaaattttcaatttgacagatcggacccactacaataacttcctatgggaagttaataaggacTGATGTTGCCGCCAGCATGTAAACCTTACCAAACAGTCAATTTTAATGGATAAAATAGTTATTCTTAAATGGCTTGAGGATTGTCTTCGCTTCAAATTTGCTTATTGGCGAATTCATTTAACCAGAAATGAGTGATGAAGCGTTGTTCTAGTCTTAAAAGATTTGAGATGAATTTCTAAGCCTTACTaaatagaaatgtcaacacagttTGAAAATTCAACCGTCAAATCATACACAACACATTATTTTTCTAActaaaaagtttgaataaaatcttttaagtgGCTTTTACTGTTACTTAAAGTCgagatatattttataaataaccgTAACCACCGCCCCTGCCGTCCCGATAAATTTCGTtgaatttataatgaaattaGGTAAATACTAGACCCACCTTTAAGCATGCGaggtacgaaaaaaaaaaacgtttgcgTATTTAatcgctttaaaatttaaattaaacttaactcaatcaacaaaaaaaataacaaaaactacaaacataCTTTTAATGACTTTTGAATCTATCTACACCaacattaaatcattttaaatgtattatttaaacTAAAGTTGTTTAAAGTTGATTGAATTTGTTAAGACCCGCTAGGGCTATAAATAACAACACCTTTGGGCAATGCCCTGTCAATCAAACCTGATCTTATTTTAATCGTTCGTCAGTTATAAAAAAGTCTTTGAActtgaaatatatttgtatataccAGACCATAATCGGATGGAAGCTTTGATGGTTCATATTTTGTGAtgcatatacaaacaaaaataagatattatagtttatattttttggactCACCTGACGCATAGTTTGTGATACCTTCTCCCGGAAGACATATCCTAATATGCCTCCAATTAACATACTGACAAATATCAGAAATACAATTATGAAAtactaaaaatagaaaagaaataaaattgtatataatatatttaatttaattgtatctCATTGTTTTAAGATTCATTTTCAAGGCGtatcaaatgaaaaaacaaaaaaaaaattaaataactttcaaaaatgttcgaaAATACCCGTCCATTgagatttaaatcaattgaaaagtaattattcaaaaatattgtctttataCTTACAGTCAATAAAAGGCATTTGACCTCCTTAGCAGCACCCATGCATCCAACAAATGAGAGAATACAAACACAAACTGATGTCACAATTAGAACATAAACAGCACCAGAAAAGATATTCGTTCCAAGAAGTTCATTCATAAAACTTTGATCGACTATGGTCCAAATTCCGAGGCAAAATACTACTAAGCCTCCTAtctgttggtaaaaattatagacataacatttttaaaatgtaagatAAGACTTACGAATATTAATAAGTTCGCTATGAATAAACTGTATTTAACGAACTGGCCGCAGCAATCCATACGAGAACCGAATCCCATGTTGCTGtcctgaaaattaaaaaaaaaaaaacatttaaaatttaattacctATACGAAAAGAAGtagttttgataattttaaaaggtattttAGGGTGTGTTTGTTTTGTAAGACTGGTAAAAGAAAAAGGGAAACATTTTTTACTATTATAAAGTCTTAAGGGGTTGGAAATGGACTTTCTTCATATCACAAACAGTTTCTCAGATACAGcacttcaaacattttaaaaagactcAGTGACTAACTGACCGGTCCTCAAAATTACTAAGCACTTCCCGACATTGTAGAATCTTAAAATTCAGCATAAGGCTTTGTGGtataaagaaaggaaaaaaattgtaattttttatttagggtgtggtttaaaagaaatacttttGATTCTTGTAGAATAATGAAGCATAATGATGAAACGTTGATGTGTGTACAAAGACA
It encodes:
- the LOC129941608 gene encoding CD151 antigen, giving the protein MGFGSRMDCCGQFVKYSLFIANLLIFIGGLVVFCLGIWTIVDQSFMNELLGTNIFSGAVYVLIVTSVCVCILSFVGCMGAAKEVKCLLLTYFIIVFLIFVSMLIGGILGYVFREKVSQTMRQEMRASLGQYGSRRAITQAWDETQTRLRCCGVDSWHDWNRYGQIPESCCQEIFGGQRKQCALFPMISNLYSQGCLNITTVYVRDHAALIGGSAIGVAVIMIFGLIFSCLQFNMIE